The following coding sequences are from one Culex quinquefasciatus strain JHB chromosome 1, VPISU_Cqui_1.0_pri_paternal, whole genome shotgun sequence window:
- the LOC6052843 gene encoding LOW QUALITY PROTEIN: cytochrome P450 4g15 (The sequence of the model RefSeq protein was modified relative to this genomic sequence to represent the inferred CDS: inserted 3 bases in 3 codons; deleted 1 base in 1 codon), with translation MNVEFVHERSSLAALAMPTVIVMTLVLVVSVLFHMWMLSRRYVKLGNMIPGPRAYPLIGNANMLLGKSHDEIMKRAIELSFVYGSVARGWLGYHLVVFLTEPADIELILNSYVHLTKSNEYRFFKPWLGDGLLISSGDKWKSHRKLIAPAFHQNVLKTFIDVFNDNSLAVVERMRKEVGKVFDVHDYMSEVTVDILLETAMGSNRTGENKEGFDYAMAVMKMCDILHSRQIKIHLRMDPIFNMTKTKKEQERLLGIIHGLTRKVVKQKKELFEKNLAEGKLPSPSLSEIIGKEEDSSATTKIEELRDLAGIDAAGRFDAIDENDIGEKRRLAXFDLMIETAKTGADLSDEEIKEEVDTIMFEGHDTTAAGSSRACLLGIHXDIQDRVYKEIKQIFGDSKRKATFNDTMEMKYLERVIFETLRMYPVPAIARKLTQEVRLASHDYVVPSGTTVVIGTYKLHRREDIYPNPDVQPDNFXPERTSNRHYYSYIPFSAGPRSCVGRKYAMLKLKVLLTTILRNYRVVSNLKESDFKLQADIILKRTDGFRIQLEPRV, from the exons ATGAACGTGGAGTTTGTCCACGAGCGGAGCAGCCTGGCGGCGCTGGCCATGCCGACGGTGATCGTGATGACTCTGGTACTGGTGGTCAGCGTTCTGTTTCACATGTGGATGCTGTCGCGCCGGTACGTCAAGCTGGGGAACATGATTCCGGGTCCGAGGGCGTACCCGCTGATCGGGAACGCCAACATGCTGCTTGGGAAGAGCCACGATGAGATCATGAAGCGGGCGATCGAGCTGAGCTTCGTGTACGGCAGTGTGGCCCGAGGATGGCTCGGATACCATCTGGTGGTGTTCCTGACGGAACCTGCGGATATTGAACTCATCCTGAACAGTTACGTGCATCTGACCAAGTCGAACGAGTACCGGTTCTTCAAGCCGTGGCTCGGAGATGGTCTGCTCATTAGCAGCGGGGACAAGTGGAAGTCCCACCGGAAGCTGATCGCGCCAGCGTTCCACCAGAACGTGCTGAAGACCTTTATCGATGTGTTCAACGACAACAGTCTGGCGGTGGTTGAGAGGATGCGCAAGGAGGTCGGCAAGGTGTTCGACGTGCACGACTACATGAGCGAGGTGACGGTGGACATCCTGCTGGAGACGGCCATGGGATCGAACCGGACCGGGGAAAACAAGGAGGGATTTGATTACGCGATGGCTGTTATGAA AATGTGCGACATTCTGCACTCCCGTCAGATCAAGATCCACCTCCGCATGGATCCGATTTTCAACATGACCAAGACCAAGAAGGAACAGGAACGTCTGCTGGGGATCATCCACGGGCTGACGCGCAAGGTCGTCAAGCAAAAGAAGGAACTGTTCGAGAAGAACCTCGCCGAGGGTAAGCTTCCCTCACCGTCGCTGTCGGAGATCATCGGAAAGGAGGAAGATAGTTCTGCGACGACCAAGATAGAGGAACTG CGTGATCTCGCAGGGATCGATGCTGCGGGACGATTTGACGCCATAGATGAGAACGATATCGGGGAGAAGCGACGGTTGG TTTTTGATCTGATGATCGAGACGGCGAAGACTGGAGCGGATTTGAGCGACGAGGAAATCAAGGAGGAGGTCGATACGATCATGTTTGAGGGGCACGACACTACGGCTGCCGGGTCGAGTCGTGCTTGTTTGTTGGGAATCC CAGACATTCAGGACAGGGTTTACAAAGAGATCAAGCAGATTTTCGGGGATTCAAAGAGAAAGGCCACCTTCAACGACACCATGGAGATGAAATACCTCGAGCGGGTGATCTTTGAAACGCTGCGAATGTATCCGGTACCGGCGATCGCTCGCAAGCTGACCCAAGAGGTTCGGCTGGCTTCGCACGACTACGTCGTCCCGTCGGGAACCACCGTAGTGATCGGAACGTACAAGTTGCACCGTCGCGAGGATATCTACCCCAACCCGGACGTTCAACCGGACAATT TGCCGGAGCGTACCTCCAACCGGCACTACTACAGCTACATCCCGTTCAGTGCGGGCCCGCGAAGCTGCGTCG GTAGGAAATACGCCATGCTGAAGCTGAAGGTGCTCCTCACGACGATCCTGCGCAACTACCGGGTCGTGTCCAACCTGAAGGAGTCCGACTTTAAGCTGCAGGCGGACATCATCCTGAAGCGCACGGACGGGTTCCGAATCCAGCTGGAGCCGAGAGTTTAA